AATTGCCGAAGCCACCTCAGTTGCTACCAAATCGAGGTTTACAAGTTTGCTAACGGGAATCTGACTTGTCAAAAGCAAAAGTGGTAGCGCACCACCGGTATAAGCCAATATCAATGTATTTGTCATTGTCCCCATGATATCTCGGCCAACATTCATACCAGATGTATAGAGATCAGACTCAGTCATTCCAGGTTTGGTCCGGGCGATTTCAAATACAGCCGAAGCAATAGACACGGCCACGTCCATAATTACACCGAGGGCACCAATCAGCATGCCCGCAGCCAAAAGTCCTTTATAAAATTCTGGACTCTGCACCAGGACCGAACCCCGCAGAATCTGTGCTTCTTCGGAAGATAGTCCAGTAAGAGGTGCGGCCACAATCACCATCTGGGCGGCAAGCCCGGCTACAATCACACCGCCAATGGTGCCAAGTATGGCAGCCAGAGATTTTTTGCTCCAGCCAGAGACAAAATACATGGTGGCACCAGTAGTGGCAATGCAAATAGCCACTGCCACCAGCAAGGGATTGATACCAGCCAGACTGAGAGGCAATAGCACAAAGGCTATCAGTGACACCGAGATAATAAGAGCAAGGAGCGACTTGACGCCTTGCTTGCCACCAAAAAACACAAAAGCAACAAGAAAGACCAGGAGCAAAATAGCAAGAGTTGGCGCTCTATGATAATCAGCGATGTTGTATTCGTCATTACCTTTGACGTCTTTGGAAATAGAAAGAACGACTTCACTGCCCGGTTTGATATTGATATTAAAAACCGGGTTGTCTGTTATCTCGTTTAAGACTTTGACTTTCTTACCTTGCTGTTTGCCTTCAATAATCTCCACTTCGGCTTCCTGTCTATTTGCCACCACACCGGTAGCATCCAGCAGTTTTTGATTGACAGTGCCCTGCCCC
Above is a window of Candidatus Obscuribacter sp. DNA encoding:
- a CDS encoding YibE/F family protein, producing MSDSAGATVPVVSGTTPVTGEEEFAAARVLSVGQGTVNQKLLDATGVVANRQEAEVEIIEGKQQGKKVKVLNEITDNPVFNINIKPGSEVVLSISKDVKGNDEYNIADYHRAPTLAILLLVFLVAFVFFGGKQGVKSLLALIISVSLIAFVLLPLSLAGINPLLVAVAICIATTGATMYFVSGWSKKSLAAILGTIGGVIVAGLAAQMVIVAAPLTGLSSEEAQILRGSVLVQSPEFYKGLLAAGMLIGALGVIMDVAVSIASAVFEIARTKPGMTESDLYTSGMNVGRDIMGTMTNTLILAYTGGALPLLLLTSQIPVSKLVNLDLVATEVASAISGSLGLVLTIPLTAFIAAQLIAKSDTGQ